A region from the Alnus glutinosa chromosome 5, dhAlnGlut1.1, whole genome shotgun sequence genome encodes:
- the LOC133868844 gene encoding transcription factor ILR3-like — translation YIILSFSPLFSLSLILSFSHVDFGIILRFMELSSILDPGRPPKMDKAVMLGDALRMATQLRGEAQKLKESKENLQDKINEMKAEKNELRDEKQSLKTEKENLEHQIKALTAQPGFSPHPPAIPAPLSAPGQVVGGKLVPFMGYPGVSMWQFMPPASFDTSQDHVLRPPVA, via the exons tatataattctctctttctcccccctcttctctctttctctcattctctcattctctcatgTTGACTTTGGCATTATCTTAAGGTTTATGGAATTGAGTTCTATCCTGGACCCCGGAAGACCTCCCAAGATGGACAAGGCTGTTATGCTGGGTGATGCTCTGAGAATGGCGACTCAATTACGAGGTGAAGCCCAGAAGTTGAAGGAGTCAAAGGAGAATCTGCAGGACAAGATAAATGAAATGAAG GCAGAGAAGAATGAGCTTCGCGATGAGAAACAGAGCCTAAAGACAGAGAAAGAGAACCTTGAGCACCAAATAAAAGCTTTGACTGCTCAACCAGGCTTTTCCCCTCATCCTCCTGCAATCCCAGCTCCATTGTCTGCTCCAGGACAAGTTGTTGGCGGCAAGCTGGTGCCATTCATGGGGTACCCTGGGGTTTCCATGTGGCAGTTCATGCCGCCGGCTTCTTTTGATACCTCACAAGACCATGTCCTCCGCCCCCCAGTTGCATAA